A DNA window from Nitrospira sp. contains the following coding sequences:
- a CDS encoding hypothetical protein (Evidence 4 : Unknown function but conserved in other organisms; MaGe:77308480): MSLLRLLILVVVLAGAVGLALTNPTMDEYLQFVERELGKAIDRMDRSAPSREQQFIRQVFQSQSKKILQEVVLPHTKRQNWGIASRYVTQAVSTKIVVIGVAGHFIPIEGVEEATIKIGRLAF; the protein is encoded by the coding sequence GTGAGTCTCCTCAGGCTGTTGATTCTTGTCGTGGTGTTAGCCGGAGCGGTGGGGCTTGCCTTGACCAATCCGACAATGGATGAATACCTTCAGTTTGTGGAGAGAGAGCTTGGGAAGGCGATCGACCGAATGGATCGGAGCGCTCCTAGCCGTGAGCAGCAATTTATCCGGCAGGTCTTCCAAAGTCAGAGCAAGAAAATTCTCCAAGAAGTGGTTCTCCCACATACAAAGCGACAGAATTGGGGGATCGCGAGTCGGTATGTCACGCAGGCGGTCAGTACGAAGATTGTTGTGATTGGAGTGGCTGGCCACTTCATTCCTATCGAAGGAGTTGAGGAGGCAACCATTAAAATTGGGCGATTGGCTTTTTAG
- a CDS encoding conserved membrane protein of unknown function (Evidence 4 : Unknown function but conserved in other organisms; MaGe:77308481) has product MFVWSKRLVAALLGSFMLLLMIFLLQGSPDSNSGLKIHTTRWMALNYAGLMIWIFVWMIDQARVRGKNVWLWLLPFLFAPLVTLMLFVLFLQRKLSS; this is encoded by the coding sequence ATGTTTGTCTGGAGTAAACGTCTGGTTGCCGCGCTGCTGGGAAGCTTCATGCTGTTGCTCATGATCTTCCTGCTCCAAGGTTCACCCGATAGCAACAGCGGACTGAAAATTCATACCACCCGATGGATGGCTCTTAACTACGCCGGCCTCATGATCTGGATCTTCGTCTGGATGATCGATCAGGCCCGTGTCCGCGGAAAGAATGTCTGGCTCTGGCTCCTACCGTTCCTTTTTGCTCCGCTGGTAACACTCATGCTCTTTGTCCTCTTCCTCCAACGCAAATTGTCGTCCTAG